In the genome of Candidatus Magasanikbacteria bacterium RIFOXYB2_FULL_38_10, one region contains:
- a CDS encoding SsrA-binding protein, with the protein MNMHAENKRAFFDYNILEKWEAGIELAGDEVKSIRDGQISLKESYVTIKNSELFLINANISAYKKSRDIKGYNPTQSRRLLLKKKEIDRIIGLKTTQGLTIVPLKVYTKHHWIKLEIGLGKGKKKFEKKEQIKKKDIERELKRGEF; encoded by the coding sequence ATGAATATGCACGCGGAAAACAAACGAGCTTTTTTTGACTATAATATCCTAGAAAAATGGGAGGCGGGAATAGAGCTTGCCGGTGACGAAGTTAAATCTATTAGAGATGGTCAAATTAGCCTAAAAGAGTCTTATGTCACTATTAAAAACAGCGAACTTTTTTTAATTAACGCCAATATCTCTGCTTATAAAAAAAGTCGAGATATTAAGGGATATAACCCTACCCAAAGCCGCCGCCTTTTGCTTAAAAAAAAGGAGATTGACCGAATAATTGGCCTTAAAACCACTCAAGGCTTGACAATAGTCCCCTTAAAGGTATATACTAAACATCACTGGATTAAGCTAGAAATCGGCTTAGGCAAAGGAAAAAAGAAATTTGAAAAAAAAGAACAGATTAAAAAGAAGGATATAGAAAGAGAGCTGAAACGAGGAGAATTTTAA